One Tolypothrix bouteillei VB521301 DNA window includes the following coding sequences:
- a CDS encoding Calvin cycle protein CP12: MTKIVDANWERVNPTSVITGNGNNENLEQAILEAIEQARTACELKGNSSTECAVAWDIVEELQAEKSHRLAAHRKTALEEYCDRNPNAIECLIYDV; this comes from the coding sequence ATGACTAAAATCGTAGATGCCAACTGGGAAAGAGTGAATCCCACTTCTGTCATTACTGGTAATGGAAACAACGAAAATTTAGAACAAGCCATTCTAGAAGCTATTGAGCAAGCCCGTACAGCTTGTGAATTGAAAGGAAATAGTTCAACTGAATGTGCTGTAGCTTGGGATATTGTTGAAGAGTTGCAAGCAGAGAAATCTCATAGGTTAGCAGCACATCGCAAAACTGCTTTAGAGGAATATTGCGATCGCAACCCAAATGCGATTGAATGTTTAATTTATGATGTCTAA
- a CDS encoding IS1182 family transposase — MQPPLWHPPVELSKAEQAIVNRIKRAKLFIFLRQVRHQLFDDEFQTELAKIYDDSPRGQPPIPPAPLALATILQAYTGASDDEAIESMLMDRRWQLVLNCLDCEEPPFSKPTLVRFRAQLIKRRLDRRLIERTVELAKQTSGFGAKNLRAALDSSPLWGAAKVEDTYNLLGHALKKAISVIARQQGRELTVIAAELGAEFISGASVKAALDIDWDNPEERSSALSKLLVALQEVENWLEQNHQLGVADSIEQNLKVARQVESQDVELTANGTPQLRRGVAKNRRISVEDPTMRHGRKSRHQRFDGYKRHVLTDLDIGIVRAVGLTPANVPEAWVSDAISNDLKAQDVTLVELQIDRAYLSSKLVRHRSEELNVYCKAWPVRNRDGRFPKTSFVLDWEEQKITCPNQITLPFQVGAKVQFPKTACASCPRQAGCTTNPRGRSVSIHPEEQLLQEFRQRQLSKVGRARLRERVAVEHSLAHLGHWQRNRARYIGLRKNLFDLRRTAVVHNLHVWARLVDQATAQGHSV, encoded by the coding sequence ATGCAACCACCCTTATGGCACCCGCCAGTGGAGTTATCAAAGGCGGAGCAGGCGATCGTTAATCGTATCAAACGTGCTAAGCTGTTCATTTTCTTACGGCAAGTACGTCATCAATTATTTGATGATGAATTCCAAACAGAGTTGGCAAAAATCTATGATGATAGCCCCAGAGGTCAACCACCGATACCGCCAGCACCCCTAGCATTGGCAACCATTCTGCAAGCATACACCGGAGCGAGTGATGACGAGGCCATTGAGTCGATGTTGATGGATAGGCGCTGGCAGTTAGTACTGAATTGTCTGGACTGTGAAGAACCACCATTTAGTAAACCAACGCTGGTGCGGTTTCGCGCTCAACTAATAAAGCGGCGATTAGACCGACGGCTGATTGAACGCACGGTGGAATTAGCAAAACAGACAAGTGGTTTTGGAGCCAAAAATTTACGAGCAGCACTCGATTCATCGCCATTATGGGGAGCAGCAAAAGTAGAGGATACTTATAATCTGTTGGGTCACGCTCTGAAAAAGGCAATCAGCGTGATAGCCCGTCAGCAGGGGCGGGAGCTGACGGTGATAGCGGCTGAATTGGGAGCAGAATTTATCAGTGGTGCAAGTGTGAAAGCTGCACTGGATATAGATTGGGACAATCCAGAAGAACGCTCTAGTGCTTTGTCCAAGTTGCTTGTTGCCCTCCAAGAAGTGGAAAATTGGCTGGAGCAAAATCATCAACTAGGTGTTGCCGATAGTATCGAACAGAATCTGAAAGTGGCACGACAGGTTGAATCTCAGGATGTGGAACTCACCGCAAATGGGACACCACAACTGCGGCGTGGGGTAGCCAAGAATAGACGAATCAGTGTCGAAGACCCGACAATGCGTCACGGGCGTAAAAGTCGCCATCAACGTTTTGATGGTTATAAACGTCATGTCCTTACCGATTTAGATATTGGAATAGTGCGGGCTGTGGGTTTGACTCCAGCTAATGTTCCAGAAGCTTGGGTAAGTGATGCCATTAGTAATGACCTTAAAGCTCAAGACGTGACATTAGTGGAGTTGCAGATTGACCGTGCTTATCTCAGTAGCAAATTAGTACGTCACCGAAGCGAAGAGTTAAATGTTTACTGCAAAGCTTGGCCAGTCCGGAATCGCGATGGACGCTTTCCCAAAACATCATTTGTCTTGGATTGGGAGGAGCAAAAGATCACTTGTCCAAATCAAATCACTTTACCGTTTCAGGTAGGAGCCAAGGTACAATTTCCCAAAACCGCTTGTGCAAGTTGTCCAAGACAAGCAGGCTGTACGACAAATCCACGTGGACGAAGTGTTTCCATCCATCCGGAAGAGCAGTTATTACAGGAATTTCGGCAGCGTCAATTAAGTAAAGTAGGGCGAGCAAGACTGCGTGAGCGCGTGGCGGTGGAGCATTCTTTAGCACATCTGGGACATTGGCAACGGAACCGTGCTCGTTATATTGGATTACGCAAAAACTTGTTTGATCTACGACGCACTGCTGTCGTTCATAATCTTCATGTTTGGGCGCGTTTAGTAGACCAAGCCACTGCCCAAGGACACAGCGTGTGA